CGGTGGTCCAGGAGGGCCTGTTCCGCCGCCACTGAGCGTCACAGGCCCGGCAGCGCCTCCTGGTCGACCTCGTGGCGCCGCGTCCTGATGTCGGGCCCGGCCGGATGCAGCTTGGCATCGCAGGCGGGCCCGAGGCCGGTGCGCCGGGAGGCGGCGCCGGTCAGCGGCCGCCCGCACAGCCGGCACCGCACCGGCATTGGGCCGGGGGCGACGAGCTCGGTCTCCAGCGGAGGCTGTTCCTGGTCCACACCCGCCTGTCTACCAGGCGGGGCATGTTTTGATCGACCCTGTTGGCAGTGCCCCTTCGAGGAGGAGTCCCGCATGACCCTGTACGACATCCCGCTGCACAGCCTGTCCGGTGAGGCGACGACCCTGGCCGAGTACAAGGGCAAGGTGGTCCTGGTGGTCAACGTCGCCTCGAAGTGCGGCCTGACCCCGCAGTACGAGGGCCTGGAGCGGCTCCAGAAGACGTACGGCGCCCGGGGCTTCACGGTGCTGGGCGTGCCGTGCAACCAGTTCGGCGGCCAGGAGCCGGGC
This portion of the Streptomyces changanensis genome encodes:
- a CDS encoding DUF6011 domain-containing protein, encoding MPVRCRLCGRPLTGAASRRTGLGPACDAKLHPAGPDIRTRRHEVDQEALPGL